TGTCGAAGGAGGACGTGAAGAAGGAGTACAAGGAGAGCGAGGGCGATCCGCACCAGAAGGCCAAGCGCAAGGAGATGGCGCAGGAGCTCCTGGAGGGGGCGCAGATGGATGCCGTGAAGGATGCCGACGTCATCGTCACCAACCCGGACCACGTGGCCGTGGCGCTCAAGTACGACAAGGACTCGGACGGAGCGCCGAAGGTGCTGGCCAAGGGCATCGACTTCAAGGCCGAGCGCATCAAGTCCATCGCCCGTGACTCGGACGTGCCCACGCTGCGCAACGTGCCCCTGGCGCACGCGCTGCTGCGCGTGGACGTGGGCCATGAGATTCCCGAGGAGCTGTACGACGCGGTGGCCGAGGTGCTCAACTTCGTCTACGGCCTGAAGAATCCCACTCCCGCTGCGCGGGCCTGACGCGAGGTTCCCATGAGTGAAGATGTCGAGATGGCGATCGCGCTCAAGTACGACAAGGAGAAGGATGTCGCGCCCCGCGTGGTGGCCAAGGGGATGCGCATCAAGGCGGAGAAGATCCGGGAGATCGCCAAGCAGTACAACATCCCCATCATGAGGAACGTGCCGCTGGCCAACGCGCTCTACCGCATCGACGTGGGCCAGGAGGTCCCCGAGGAGCTGTACGACGCGGTCGCGGAGATCCTCAACTTCATCTACGAGCTGCAACGCGAGCAGCAGGCGAGCGGCAAGCGCTGAGGGTGGAGTAGACTCCAACCCCCCAAACGGTGTGAGGTTCGTTCCAGACCATGGCCAAGATCAACAATCAGCCCCCGAGAGCACCCCTCTGGCCCTGGGGGGGACCCCGTGCGGTACGCGAGAAGCTGGTCGATCCCTCCCAGCTGGATCGCAAGAAGCGCAAGATTGGCAACCCGAAGAACCCGGCGCTCGCCTCGGCGGCGCTGCTGGACTTCATCGGCCCGGCGCACTCCTCGGAGGAGATCCGCCTGCCCACGCCGCCCAACCCCAAGGGGCATGACGCGGATCTGGAGGGTTTCGCGGACCGGCCGTATCTGGCCAGCGTGGCCGGGCGCGCCGAGGGCGAGCAGCGGCAGCAGCTCGAGCGCAGCCTGGGGCGCATCACCGCGCCGCCGGAGCGCATGGATCGTCT
This Archangium lipolyticum DNA region includes the following protein-coding sequences:
- a CDS encoding EscU/YscU/HrcU family type III secretion system export apparatus switch protein, with the protein product MSEDVEMAIALKYDKEKDVAPRVVAKGMRIKAEKIREIAKQYNIPIMRNVPLANALYRIDVGQEVPEELYDAVAEILNFIYELQREQQASGKR